From Misgurnus anguillicaudatus unplaced genomic scaffold, ASM2758022v2 HiC_scaffold_31, whole genome shotgun sequence:
CTGGATTTTAGCTATTACGGTGTTTCGAAAGGGACCAGGCTTAAACCTCCACTCTACGACATCATCTGTCTCGATGTTATCAACATCAGTCTTCAGACGAACAGAACGTCCCACCATCACTTTAATCCATTCATCAGTCACAGCGATAAAGAAATGATAACAAGAGCAAGATCAGTATGATTTAATACAAAGAATCTCATGTTTGAGATCAATCTGAATGTTGTAAACTATTAATAACCAGTGTTGCAGaagtaaaagtaatgcattacaatattaagttcctcaccaaaaaagtaactaattgcgttacttttcatggaaagtaatgcttacattacttttgtgttactttttattatttagCTGACACTTGATCTCTTTCAAGCCCCTAAGTTGACAtttgagtaaaaaaaatctaaagtttagtgtcatgtgctcacgtaaaacttttatgtgcacacgtgaaactttcatgtacTCACCcgaaaactttttttaagtttagtttcgcgtgcgcacacgAAAGTAaacacgatagtttcacatgcgcacgcgaaactaaactttatttaatttttgctccatgttccattaggggctccgtactttcaggacttggtgttttttatgatggcaaaaatgtcgagctctggcctgctatcttcgtttctgactcaaactgtttacgctcaggcgcacagagtgggtaattctatgttaatatgttcaatttaattcagtacattattttattttaaattaaagcaacaccaaagagtttttgctccccctacaggttagaagcgtaattgtccattacccactgtcgtaaatactgcatcatagctggctctgattggaatgtaggtctgccgtaaagcaagtttttgtagttttcatttGAACTACatgaccgcgacccgacggttggaaacttctttagtgcggttttggccgatagagggctgaaAAGCGAATGTAAAaatgccgttcaccctgtttcaagtagatgaaccactgaaacgtTTTTgtaaacgttattttaaggtaaaaaaactctttagtgttgctttaaattaaattaattaaactgaaaagtaactcgcattacttttaaaaaaagtaactcaaatattaatgtgtaaatttataaagttatgcgttactttactcgttacttcagaaaagtaatattattatgtaatgtgcgttacttgtaatgcgttacccccaacactggtcataattatatttaaaaaatttcatAAGACACACTATGAGATGATATGATTTTATCATTATATTACCTGATACTTTATgaaaaacatattattataaCTTATAACTTATATTATTAAAACTTATGTTATAAACTACatgattttgtgtttgtgtacctAGACGTTCATTTTAATGACatacaaataatttaaatacGTTTAACAAATAGAAATGtacaaacatgtttatttatcctGCCTGTATATCAGCATGAAAATCAAGCTAAACCAAAATTTAACCCAGCGTTGAGCCAAAAAGGGGCGAACCCAgtcgttgggttgtaatttaacccatgTTGATTTACCCAGCATTTTTCATCTTTAAATGAAATCTCTGCTGTAGTAGAAAAATATCATTAAATTTTCTTCATCTGtacatttgtatttgtttgtacCTTTTCGTATTGTTGCTTTAGGGAACCTCTGGCGACAGTAAAACACACCAgctgttaaagcaacactaaccAGGAGGACACCAAGACATAATCCAGCTATAACATATGAAGCCAGACCTCGTTCTGTAATGAAAGAGAGACAGatacagagacagagagagagagagagagagcgagagacagAACATCACTGTTGGtgcataaaatatttaaaaatatatatatataaattaattgaGGAAAGCGCGGTATATTGAGTGTCGGTAATATATCAATATTTTTGGGATGTGACAAAAGCGTCTATAATGGTATGGAGTGCTATGATCCTTATTGTAAATGGTGCCTTTGATTAAAGTCCAAAAAAGTTGAGACAAGAAAGACGAGAGCTAATGCACTTTGTGATATGTCCTACGTCATGTGCTGGAAATACACTTGTGTCGGACAGAAGGTCTTTATTAACCccctggagccatgtggattacttctgtgaatgataaatgcactttttgggcATCAAAATCtcaagcaccatttactaccataataaagcttggaagagccaggacattttctcaTATAACTCTGATTGTGTCTGAACTAAGATAATCATATAAATCAAGAATGGCTTGAGAGTGAGTAATCATGCggtaattttaatttaagacaACATTGAATTTTAATTCAAAATAAAGACTAGTTGATACTACCAAAAGTTACTCACCACTGACATTAACACTGAATCTTCTCTGAATTGATTGTCTACTGCTGCTCATCTTCAGTTCATAAAGTCCAGCATCTTCAATTCTGATATTTATGATAGTGAGATCTCCGTTCTGTTTATTCAGTatcagtctgtctctgaatctcccatcaGCACCATCATATACCGCAAATGTATTGTCTGATTTATATATTTCAGCTATCCGTGTGTCATCATCAGGTACAAACATCCACTGTATCAGATCATAGGTCTGTATTTCAGTATTAGTCTTTAAAGTGACCGATCCTCCCTTTATCACTGACGCAGTCGTCACTTTACCTGTGACACCAAACACatgaacattaaacaaacagaaataaAGCAGCTGTTGTACTGTGTATTAGTATATGAATATTATAAATTTTGTGAAATATCAGTGAAATGTTAAACACTTCAGATCTGTCCAAAGCCATTATTTTAACATGCAGTAGGTCGACTCTCATAGGCACTGCCACGATAATTAAACCCTGATGATTAACGTCTCACTGATAAACACACTGTGACATCAGCTGAAACACAAAACTGTCATTCAAAACCCAGACGCTATAGAGAAAGAGTTCATGGTACTGACATGAACCAAAGACAAAGTGCAGAGATTCACTGAGATTGTGTAAGAGAATGACTTTAGAATAAGAcggagaaaaaaataagcagACTGAATATGAAACaaatttaatgtatttatttatatacatataacaGCAGGGTAATAAATAGACAAAGCAGTGCTCAAAATGAGGGGGGCCTGGGGTGGTCCCTGACCTCCACTAAGCATTGAGGCACCCTccataaagcacaaaaaatgaAGTAGGGTCCCCTAgttcatattaaaattaaaatactacatgaatttaaaatttgCATGCTCCCCTGCCGCAAAGCAATACTGAccattatttgtcccaattttACAAAAATCGaatccaaaagatttctgtctaAGCAACTTTCAAGTTCGCCTTGCACTGTTTTTTGGAGGAATTTACAAATCATTAGATTTAGGATTAGGTTTGGGGCTTTTAAAAATTCAAaaatttcacactaatttgagagGTAAAAACTGGTTACCCATATGgcaaaatttttatatatagttttgttgcaaaatgagataaccaccgttatttatttatttatttatctggccaaaaatatgtttttaaaatatgccaaatacattttgcagaaaatcaagcttaattaaatatatttcttaATTTGACAACATAATAATGGGTTTTAACtttcatatatcaacatatttttcaaaatttatttcagggaaacaaatacatttataattttgccacccatatggcaaaaaatatatatttttattggccAAAATATAGAagtatatttttacagttaaatatgcacttttaacatctTCAACccttacaggtttgtaacaaacaaagtttttcttccagtGCAATGTGAATATgctaaaaaagtatttttctttgttaatatatttttaaaaagtggccaaaaatgtatttaatatattggtgaaaaataaatttttgtgaaCATATTcctaaatatatttcagcacatatatgttttggcaatttttttatattttgaaatatatttagaatTATATTTgaagatatatttttttgctgtatgatTAGGGTTTGAGCTAAGAGTAATtaagtatttttattaaaacgttgatccaggacaaacaaaaaaaatgtaattatggGGGCTTAGCTAGGGGACCCCATCATCTTTGACATAATTGGAACTCTGAGCCAAAGTATTTACATTTGAATTATTCACAGTGGCAGCGTCAATCTGAATCAGATCCTTCCCAGCTAGCATTTCAATGTTGATTTACTGCTGAATCAACATCAAGGACAAGGTTGAATTAATGTTGaattaactttttatttttcaaactgAATCAACCTTGAACaaacaactgacattatttcaaccaaatttcagtGTTGACGTTTAAGCaccttttgcaattgtttagcattaactgttgtataaatgttGCTTCAACATTGAAACAAGAACTGAAattatttcaaccatatttcaatgTTGAAGGTCACTCATATGCCTGCTAGATTATATTATAAGATTTGATTTACTCACCACTGACAGTAACGGTGCATGACTGATGTATGGTGTGTGAACTGCTGTTGCTGAGATCTACTTCATAAACTCCAGCATGTTTGAttctgatgtttgtgatggtgagagatCCAGTATGAACATTCAGCTGCAGTCTTCCTTTAAATCTCCCATCAAGAACATCATCATATGTAGAGAAGAAAGCAGTTTTTCTGTTGAGTTCAGCTAGAGGAGAGGGTTCACGTTGAAATCTCCACTGGATCACATCATATTTCTTAATATCAAGAACATCAGTGTttagagtaacagaatctccctccatcactgacactgaatTCATCTCATCTGTATAAACATGAATTACACCTGCAGAGAAATATGATTACTCAAAAATTAATGATATGGCAAATAACACCCATAAGTATTCAAGATACATTATTCAAGATACTCACTAACACTGAATGTCTGTCCTGTAGACTCTCCATTGATCTCTAGTTtataaagtccagtgtgttgggttgtgatgtttgtgatggtgagatctccagtctgattattcatctgcagtctgtctctgaatctcccatcaGGAACCTCCAATATTAAAATCAAATTGGACTCATTGTTTATTTGAGCTATGAGATTGTCTTTATCAAACCACCAATGTAATACATCATTTGTGTGTAGTTCAGTAAtatcagtgtgtagagtaacagaatctccctccatcactgacactgacttcacttcatcaccaaacacacctgaaacacATAAATATAGAGGCAGTACAATTAAATCTAACAGCCAGTTAAAAGATAACATGCCTAGTAAACATTGTGTAACTTCATTGAATATGAAGACAGTATAGGCTAGAGATGGGCAATTTCGAAATATTGCTTCATGAAGCCTCGAAACATTtatgaatcttttgtttcgaatcttttgtttttaaactgcaAGTCACATGATTTTTCCCAACCAAGGTTTCATTCCATTTTCTTcgaatttattttctttaaaaacatatttttggaaAATCTTTGCAATTGGTGTGTAAAAAGTATAAAACGTTTGGATTGAGAACTTGTTGCTTTTACAACATTTTCACCAGCAGGGGGCGCCATATTTTGGTGTTTTGACCTCTTTGTGAATAATTTTTTAAGCAATTGGTTCAAAGCAATTGGTTTTTAAGCAATTGGTTCAAGCAATTGGTTCAAAGCTTCGAATCACGGATAGTTGTTGCATAATATAATCTCATGTGACGTCTCTCACAAAccatttgaaacaattaaatgtCTTCCTAAGGAAATCTATcagttaaaaatgtattataagaCTATAACAACTGACAAACATTTTGTTTTGGCCTTTTCTTAAGGCCGCTgttgtaggggagagcggggtaagttgtcacacgggtaagttgtcacactgttaataactccaacagtagaggctctatctcaaaaatcaaatagccactttatgtgacttcttcttctatagtgaacttcctgttcacatgtggtcaagatcactgtaatctgaggttagcacaattttcttatttttctgcttaaaaagtaaaaaaaaatcactttacattttatgcaatacaactttgttaggtgtgaatgtttaaaatgattattttgcacaaaatagaggagaccgtaaagtgtcttttgatactttagctaaagtgatatgatgagctaaacttgagatttagacaacattagcacacaagtaagtatggggcaagttgtctcaatgactttggggcaagtcgtcacatctgacaacttgcccctgtacaaacaaacacatcgaacatgctcagaaaacatgatatagaaaagaataagcctcaatctagcaaaaagctgtttcaaaagaaagggaagcagaaatctggacctatgaaaaacaaggcagctaaaagaagaaaaatcatgcaagagtcatcatcagatgatgaagagtgcttctgcctcgtctgtgtagagccattttcaaagagtcgtccaaaggagacctgggtaaaatgtgtaaaatgcaacaattgggcccatgatgctggcacctcaggccaggcaatttatgtgtgtcagaattgtgattctggagatgagtggtattagtcatacagggcatctgttttgttcagaggttcaacatgttaagttaagcaagttatctgcagcgttccattcagttatctggttttatgtgaaagccatagaacatttgaaccaaagttcaaagtaaagtggtcttgccacttaattgaaatgtgcattatttggattgaaataattgtttttccagattctccaggcacggatgtttatatttccagtttggtttgagtttaaaaattaaaatcaatattcacaattaagtagttgtgttcttatttttagataatctagtgtgacaacttacccgccctagtgtgacaacttaccctccgatggggcaaattgtcacaagtgcacagtcactattcaacagtctacaactctgtaatgagataagatataaagatgttatgaatacaacatatgtgcccaagacttccttctttcatttggtatgagatttataccattttgatgtatggtgctcagtaaatgttagacagtgtgaaaagtgtgacaacataccccgctctcccctatttGTCACGCACTTCATTCCACAAGGTGTTGATTCTGTtgctcttatttatttatttatattaacaaaaaacaacaaaacatcgattaaaattaggAATCAAATTATATAAAACGAAATTCGTTTTAAAAGAGCGAACAAATCTTAAAGtcaaaaattatgtctgacttATAAGTCGCTGCGGTTGTATTTGTCATGCACTTCATTCCACAAGGCGTTCATTATGTTgctcttatttatttatcttaacaaaaaacaacaaaaatcgatcaaaattaagaaacaaattatataaaataaaaaaatgtaaaagagcGAACAAAACTTATAGtcaaaaattatgtttttatttaacagTAACATTTCTACCGGCTTATCATTCAATAAATTACTACACCCATTTGACACCGTCAGtctttcataataaacaaattaaattgaaacgtaaataaaaatattataacaaTATTTAAGCATAATAGTATAAATCAaagacattttcttaaaagctAACAAAaccaaaggtcatgggttcgatttcTAAAGATCAATAATTAAATGTGGATGTTAAAATGACATCACTTTCCATTAAAGGATTTGCCAAAttcatatattaaaataaattgaaataaagtaacactgtaattatCAAAATTATTTCTAAATATTACTGCCAAACGTGACTGCAGTTATtacatataaacaaataaaatcaaaatgttgataaatgaaCTTACCGTTAATGGATAAAGAGATGATGAAGAGTAAAGAGATCTTCCTCATGTTGATGTAATTGTTAAGGGGATAATAAAGATGAGTAGTAAAGTTATTAAAGTATTTCAGTGTCTGATCTCTGTGTGTTAGTCAGTAACAGACACCGCAAAACCAGACAAAGAGACTTGATGATC
This genomic window contains:
- the LOC129452883 gene encoding uncharacterized protein, which produces MRKISLLFIISLSINGVFGDEVKSVSVMEGDSVTLHTDITELHTNDVLHWWFDKDNLIAQINNESNLILILEVPDGRFRDRLQMNNQTGDLTITNITTQHTGLYKLEINGESTGQTFSVSVIHVYTDEMNSVSVMEGDSVTLNTDVLDIKKYDVIQWRFQREPSPLAELNRKTAFFSTYDDVLDGRFKGRLQLNVHTGSLTITNIRIKHAGVYEVDLSNSSSHTIHQSCTVTVSGKVTTASVIKGGSVTLKTNTEIQTYDLIQWMFVPDDDTRIAEIYKSDNTFAVYDGADGRFRDRLILNKQNGDLTIINIRIEDAGLYELKMSSSRQSIQRRFSVNVSERGLASYVIAGLCLGVLLVSVALTAGVFYCRQRFPKATIRKVMVGRSVRLKTDVDNIETDDVVEWRFKPGPFRNTVIAKIQSNNLTAVSDKRLCRNMTLNKRTGSLYITDITADHSGSYELKITSGIITSYKRFKVIVYDFIPPKDLLEISFPLMSKWSRTAAE